One region of Betaproteobacteria bacterium genomic DNA includes:
- a CDS encoding DUF2062 domain-containing protein — MRRHLKKYLPDHETIRNNPWLKPFESSLLHPRLWHLNRHSAAGAVAAGLFCGLIPGPLQMLGAAICALVFRVNLPLAVFVTLYTNPFTIVPLYIVAYQIGRFAIGESNGFVAPPDFNASDLIGWTTAMQGWMLAAAKPLGIGLVLLASGLAVVGYIATRAAWRAYLIAAWRRRKSVRS; from the coding sequence ATGCGCCGGCACCTGAAAAAATACCTGCCTGATCACGAGACGATACGCAACAACCCCTGGTTGAAGCCATTCGAATCGTCGTTGCTGCACCCCAGACTATGGCATTTGAATCGCCACTCGGCAGCCGGTGCAGTTGCCGCCGGCTTGTTCTGCGGGCTGATTCCCGGACCGCTGCAGATGCTGGGGGCGGCCATCTGTGCGCTGGTTTTTCGGGTCAATTTACCGCTGGCTGTTTTTGTGACGCTATATACCAACCCGTTCACCATCGTGCCACTCTACATTGTTGCTTACCAGATTGGCCGCTTCGCCATCGGAGAAAGCAACGGCTTTGTCGCGCCCCCTGATTTTAACGCCAGCGATTTGATCGGCTGGACAACCGCCATGCAGGGCTGGATGCTGGCAGCAGCCAAGCCGCTGGGCATCGGACTTGTTCTGCTCGCCAGCGGCTTGGCTGTAGTGGGTTACATCGCCACGCGTGCAGCGTGGCGTGCTTATTTGATCGCGGCCTGGCGGCGGCGAAAATCAGTCAGGTCCTGA